The following are encoded together in the Phragmites australis chromosome 19, lpPhrAust1.1, whole genome shotgun sequence genome:
- the LOC133900962 gene encoding uncharacterized protein LOC133900962 yields MGWKAAEKLIRHWKILRGDNVMIIRGKDKGEAGLIKRVIRSQNRVIVEGKNLVKKHIKQGEGHTGGIFSIEAPLHVSNVQVVDPVTGKPCKVGYKYLEDGTKVRFARGMNASGAVIPQPEILKERRKPRPTSPGPKDTPIELVLEKTYDDKAGIGMPDL; encoded by the exons ATGGGGTGGAAAGCGGCGGAGAAGCTCATCAGGCACTGGAAGATCCTTCGCGGTGACAAC GTGATGATTATCAGAGGCAAGGACAAGGGGGAGGCCGGGCTGATCAAGCGGGTCATTCGGTCGCAAAATCGCGTCATCGTGGAGGGCAAGAACTTG GTTAAGAAACACATTAAACAAGGGGAAGGGCACACAGGTGGTATTTTCTCAATTGAAGCTCCACTTCATGTCTCAAATGTCCAAGTAGTTGATCCAGTCACCGG GAAACCATGTAAGGTTGGATATAAGTATTTGGAAGATGGGACCAAAGTCAGGTTCGCTAGAGGAATGAATGCATCTGGTGCTGTGATACCCCAGCCAGAAATTCTGAAGGAGAGAAGAAAACCGAGACCCACATCAC CTGGCCCAAAGGATACACCAATTGAGCTTGTGCTGGAGAAGACCTACGATGACAAGGCTGGAATTGGTATGCCTGATCTATAG
- the LOC133900894 gene encoding pentatricopeptide repeat-containing protein At1g52620-like, protein MQYEACRRCGLFEARQRQVVRRRRLGALFPIPPFFLAPRPPPQRLMSRRLLPRITPLPRRRRRTSHNPPNPPITPALAHVLATRSTNPTWARSLAALLPSPLSDERLVAAVSSLADPDLALALLSWSQTHHRHAGPAATPLAHSALLSLLARSRRFDAVDATLHSMSLAGAAAAPTRACLGALAAAYADAGMDGKAAEMCELTRERYGKLPEAAHCNRVVRRLVERRRWQDARKLYDEMLSEEGGADNYSTCVMVRGLCLEGRVEEGKKLIEARWGAGCIPHVVFYNVLIDGYCQRGDMGRGLLLLGDMETKGFLPTVVTYGTIINWLGRKGDLGKIGSLLWEMRMRGLSPNLQIYNIVIDALCKWQSASQAMVVLKQMFASGCDPDIVTFNTWISAFCREGHVRKAERLLREAIKMELKPNQLSYTPLIHGFCIRREVMVASDLLVEMMEKGHTPDVVTFGALVHGLVVAGQVNEALIVREKMVERQVMPDVNIYNVLISGLCKKQMLPAAKNLLAEMLEKNVQPDKFVYTTLIDGFVRSENLSDARKIFEFMEEKGVCPDVVGYNAMIKGYSQFGKMNEAILCMSSMRKVGCTPDEFTYSTVIDGYAKQGNISAALRLLCDMMKRRCKPNVVTYSSLMTGYCKIGDTDKAENLFANMQSEGLFPNVIHYSILIGSLFKKDKGIQAAAYFEHMLLNHCSPNDITLHYLINGLKNCMPCIINLNYSSTVKVHNKSALLDVFKGLVSDGWDPRISAHNAIIFSLCRHNMLGKALELKDKMANKGYLPDPITFLSLLYGFCSVGKPRNWRSVLPNEFQQDEFEIIFRHKTLFDQHAVKPVSCEVSRVLQLYVEEFQSLQQPKQRFAGS, encoded by the coding sequence ATGCAGTACGAAGCTTGCCGCCGGTGTGGTTTGTTTGAGGCCCGTCAACGTCAAGTCGTGCGGCGTCGCCGGCTCGGCGCTTTGTTTCCAATTCCACCCTTCTTCCTCGCACCGCGGCCGCCTCCGCAGCGTTTGATGTCAAGAAGGCTCCTGCCCCGCATCACCCcgctcccgcgccgccgccgccgcaccagCCACAACCCGCCGAACCCACCCATCACCCCGGCCCTCGCGCACGTCCTCGCCACCCGATCCACCAACCCCACCTGGGCGCGCTCCCTCGCCGCGCTCCTCCCCTCTCCGCTCTCCGACGAGCGCCTCGTTGCCGCCGTCTCCTCCCTCGCCGACCCCGACCTCGCCCTCGCGCTTCTCTCCTGGTCCCAAACCCACCACCGCCATGCGGGCCCCGCCGCCACACCTCTCGCCCACTCGGCGCTGCTCAGCCTTCTCGCCCGCTCCCGCCGCTTCGACGCCGTGGACGCCACGCTCCACTCCATGTCCCTCGCGGGCGCTGCCGCGGCGCCCACGCGCGCCTGCCTCGGCGCGCTCGCTGCCGCCTACGCCGACGCCGGGATGGACGGGAAGGCCGCCGAGATGTGCGAGCTCACCAGGGAGCGGTACGGCAAGCTCCCTGAGGCGGCCCACTGCAACCGCGTGGTCAGGCGTCTCGTGGAGCGCCGGCGCTGGCAAGACGCCCGGAAGCTGTATGACGAAATGCTTTCTGAGGAGGGCGGCGCGGATAATTACAGCACCTGCGTGATGGTCCGAGGGCTGTGCTTGGAAGGGCGAGTGGAGGAGGGGAAGAAGCTGATTGAGGCGAGGTGGGGAGCGGGGTGCATTCCGCATGTTGTGTTCTACAATGTGTTGATCGATGGGTATTGCCAGCGTGGCGACATGGGGAGGGGATTGTTGCTGTTGGGTGATATGGAGACGAAGGGATTCTTGCCAACCGTGGTGACATATGGAACTATTATTAATTGGCTCGGGAGGAAAGGTGATTTGGGGAAGATTGGGAGTTTACTTTGGGAGATGAGGATGAGAGGATTATCCCCAAATCTGCAGATTTATAACATTGTTATTGATGCATTGTGCAAATGGCAGTCAGCATCACAGGCAATGGTTGTTCTGAAGCAAATGTTTGCAAGTGGGTGTGATCCGGATATCGTCACATTTAATACTTGGATATCAGCGTTTTGCCGGGAAGGGCATGTTCGAAAGGCTGAGCGACTTTTGAGGGAGGCCATTAAGATGGAGCTGAAACCAAATCAGTTAAGCTATACTCCTTTGATTCATGGCTTCTGCATCAGAAGAGAAGTAATGGTTGCATCGGATTTGCTTGTCGAAATGATGGAAAAAGGACATACTCCCGATGTGGTCACATTTGGAGCATTAGTTCATGGTCTTGTTGTTGCTGGGCAGGTCAATGAGGCCTTGATTGTCCGGgaaaagatggtagagagacaGGTGATGCCTGATGTTAACATTTATAATGTATTGATTAGTGGTCTATGCAAGAAACAGATGCTTCCTGCCGCTAAGAACCTTCTTGCAGAGATGCTTGAGAAAAATGTCCAGCCTGATAAGTTTGTGTACACCACTTTAATTGATGGTTTCGTTAGGAGTGAGAATCTCAGTGACGCAAGGAAGATATTCGAATTCATGGAAGAAAAAGGTGTCTGCCCTGATGTTGTTGGCTACAATGCTATGATTAAAGGATATAGTCAGTTTGGAAAGATGAATGAGGCAATTCTATGCATGAGCAGCATGAGGAAGGTTGGGTGCACCCCAGATGAATTTACATATTCTACAGTAATTGATGGCTATGCTAAACAAGGTAATATTAGTGCAGCCCTAAGGTTATTATGCGATATGATGAAGCGGAGATGCAAACCAAATGTTGTTAcatactcatcactaatgactggctacTGCAAGATAGGTGATACAGACAAAGcagaaaatttatttgcaaaTATGCAATCTGAAGGTCTATTTCCTAATGTTATACACTATTCAATTCTAATTGGTAGTCTCTTTAAGAAAGATAAAGGAATCCAAGCTGCAGCGTACTTTGAACATATGCTGCTTAACCATTGCTCTCCTAATGATATTACATTGCATTATTTAATTAATGGGCTAAAAAATTGTATGCCTTGTATAATCAACTTAAACTACAGCAGCACTGTTAAGGTTCACAACAAGAGTGCCCTTTTAGATGTATTTAAGGGATTGGTTTCTGATGGATGGGACCCTAGGATTTCAGCACACAATGCTATTATCTTCAGCCTGTGTAGACATAATATGCTTGGGAAGGCACTGGAGTTGAAGGATAAGATGGCTAACAAAGGCTACTTGCCAGACCCTATCACCTTCCTTTCACTTCTTTATGGCTTTTGTTCTGTTGGAAAACCAAGGAACTGGAGGAGCGTCCTTCCTAATGAATTTCAGCAGGATGAATTCGAGATAATTTTTAGGCACAAGACGTTATTCGATCAGCATGCAGTTAAGCCAGTTAGCTGCGAAGTCTCTAGGGTTTTACAGTTATATGTTGAGGAGTTTCAGTCCCTACAACAACCAAAGCAGAGATTTGCTGGTTCTTGA